From Oncorhynchus tshawytscha isolate Ot180627B linkage group LG11, Otsh_v2.0, whole genome shotgun sequence, the proteins below share one genomic window:
- the ubr1 gene encoding E3 ubiquitin-protein ligase UBR1 has protein sequence MAEGETSLNGLELSKRWRDAADCGAEMLRFVVEQVPQIYCLEVESNSQEEEEVVQSRLLQPLECFLFGEDPQAGLEKLQQGSASSQLCGRVFKEGETVYSCRDCAIDPTCVLCMDCFQDSVHKGHRYKMHASSGGGFCDCGDLEAWKTGPCCSKHDPGAPTAMETDECVLEPGLRERAQKLFQVLLRYATDLLVWEESYELAAELQPRVKEDTYYCVLYNDEHHSYDHVIYTLQRSVQCDHSEAHTHTALIDKEGRRAVKRGKLRSCQQAKDLIRSHSEHISLQPLRVEILHSAVMAHQSFAMRLGTWFQQIIGYSVGFRQVFCQVALEPSSEGDQPSLISRLMLHDSRLYKGARKFIHELIFCSLLMETEYKRRFAIEFTKHYKQLQKDYTLDDHERSISITALSVQIFTVPTLARQLIEEGNVIKVIVDTVMELLSEHLDANHRFHFQGYNSDKFFRIQVIFHDLRYILISKPSLWTEELRTQFLEGFRVFLGLLHCMQGMEEVKRQFGQHIEVEPEWEAGFSIQRQLRHILVMFQDWCSSDETVLLLSFRECHRALMRCNNQPFQSEATDYYMCKHILHVSPYKVSQEPVSIHLPISRALAGLYVQLCYTGAVRRLHEFMDPESCDFTWFAEHPLRCVVLAAQVSAEMWRRNGLSLVSQVYYYHDVKCRDEMYDKDVIMLQIAASKMDPNHFIMLILQRFELFDVFNGSLASKDQELLKQWNRLTEEMLYLLIIIVGERYVPGISHVTKEDVTMREVIHLLCIQPMAHSSLVKGLPENESHETGLETVIPKVATFKKPGVSGHGLYEVKKECLPEFNPFFFHYSKSQHSKAEDAQKKRRTQEGSDKALRPPVPPPFCPAFSSIVHLLCCDILIHILRRVLQRAVEDRATYWTEAMIQRSLHLIGQGLLEEKAQLGASTVEQVTFDFSLKARTIGSEHSKSVFHLLSKMTALPSLEAQKDMIKWTLQMFEMVKCLREKSSPAASMSVEQTKPEEIVPDKDKAERKRKAEAAKLHRQKIMAQMSAMQKNFIESHKMLYDNMPESSQGEPVASRESCAMELGELCVAVGPQRGSTPAEREVLTCILCQEEQEVQARSPAMVLTACVQRSTVLTQCRGKTLANNETMYPLFMPPDLAVGTHTGSCGHVMHATCWQKYFEAVQNTTRNRLHAELIIDLENGEYMCPLCKSLCNTVVPLIPLEPLTLNYENAELVGQLLTLPRWIQILSARIKGLKSVTQGPESSSETISDGDTALCGEGQPDFRSILSFGVKEPRKYSDSIAEMLVVCATTVHRVGLQTGPNELCPAVPVMSWNTCAFTIQAIENLLQEEDKTLFGSLQNRQLAGLKAVVQFSATQRLKSSQAVIQKHFTDMLGALLPTMSSESTPSILEVDFFHLLVGLVLAIPALYQEEAVDLQPSAVSSAYNHLYILHLVTMAHVVQVLLSSTDDTAVFGGEEGQAERAAVELYATVSQCTGGLRSDVSGSSVADRVRRGVTPFLRCAALFFNCLTGVPPPEELSSTTVTSQGQMEALCSYLALPCDVFQLFQEHRGTVFPLLQRWCGHPAVTKALKGEMQTISYPRKRNRLIELPEDYSALLNQASHFQCPNSTDDERKHPTLCLFCGTILCSQSTCCHSQLDGEEVGACTAHAATCGAGVGMFLRIRECEMVLMASKTRGSTYPAPYLDDYGETDPQLGRGNPLHLCPERYRKLHQLWQQHCILEEIARSLEVVNVMFAFEWQML, from the exons GATgagtgtgtgttagagcctggttTACGTGAGCGTGCCCAGAAGCTCTTCCAGGTTCTCCTGCGCTACGCTACAGATCTGCTGGTGTGGGAGGAGAGCTATGAGCTAGCAGCAGAACTGCAGCCCAG GGTGAAGGAGGACACATACTACTGTGTACTGTACAACGATGAGCACCACTCATATGATCATGTGATCTACACCCTGCAGCGCTCTGTTCAGTGTGACCACAGTGAGGCACATACTCACACAGCCCTCATCGACAAAGAG GGTCGCCGGGCAGTGAAGCGAGGGAAGCTCCGGTCTTGCCAACAAGCTAAGGACCTCATCAGG TCCCACTCGGAGCACATCTCCCTGCAGCCCCTGCGTGTGGAGATCCTCCACTCTGCAGTCATGGCCCACCAGAGCTTTGCCATGCGACTGGGCACCTGGTTTCAGCAGATCATCGGCTACTCAGTGGGGTTCAGGCAGGTGTTCTGCCAGGTGGCTCTGGAGCCCAGCTCAGAGGGTGACCAGCCCAGCCTCATCAGCCGACTCATGCTGCACGACTCCAGGCTGTACAAAG GAGCCCGCAAGTTCATTCATGAGTTGATCTTCTGTAGCCTGCTGATGGAGACTGAGTACAAGAGGCGCTTTGCTATTGAGTTCACCAAG CATTACAAACAACTGCAGAAGGACTACACACTTGATGACCATGAGAGGAGCATATCCATTACAGCTCTGTCTGTGCAGATCTTCACCGTACCCACTCTG gccAGGCAGCTGATTGAGGAAGGGAATGTGATCAAGGTGATCGTTGACACCGTCATGGAGCTGCTATCGGAGCACCTGGATGCCAACCATCGCTTCCACTTCCAGGGGTACAACTCAGACAAGTTCTTCCGGATCCAGGTGATCTTCCACGACCTCAG GTACATTCTGATCAGCAAGCCCTCTTTGTGGACTGAGGAGCTGAGGACCCAGTTCCTGGAGGGGTTCAGGGTCTTCTTGGGGCTCCTCCACTGCATGCAG GGTATGGAGGAGGTGAAGCGGCAGTTTGGTCAGCACATCGAGGTCGAGCCTGAATGGGAGGCTGGGTTTTCTATCCAGAGACAGCTACGACACATCCTTGTCATGTTCCAGGACTGGTGTTCATCTGAT GagactgttctcctcctgtccttcAGGGAGTGCCACAGGGCGCTGATGCGCTGCAATAACCAACCCTTTCAAAGCGAGGCCACAGACTACTACATGTGTAAACACATCCTCCATGTCAGCCCGTACAAGGTGTCCCAGGAGCCTGTCAGCATACACCTGCCCATCTCCAGGGCGCTCGCTG GCCTGTATGTACAGCTGTGTTATACAGGGGCAGTCAGACGCCTCCACGAATTCATGGATCCA GAGAGCTGTGACTTCACCTGGTTTGCGGAGCATCCTCTGCGCTGTGTGGTGCTGGCTGCCCAAGTCTCAGCTGAGATGTGGCGCAGGAACGGCCTCTCGCTCGTCAGCCAG GTGTATTATTACCATGATGTAAAATGCAGGGATGAGATGTATGACAAGGATGTCATCATGCTACAG ATTGCTGCTTCCAAAATGGACCCCAACCACTTCATCATGCTGATCTTGCAGAGATTTGAGCTCTTTGATGTGTTCAATGGAAGTCTCGCAAGCAAAGACCAA GAACTGCTGAAACAGTGGAACCGGTTAACAGAAGAGATGCTCTACCTCCTCATCATCATTGTTG GGGAGCGGTATGTCCCAGGGATCAGTCACGTGACCAAAGAGGATGTGACTATGAGGGAGGTGATCCACCTGCTGTGTATTCAGCCCATGGCTCACAGCAGCCTGGTCAAGGGCCTGCCAGAGAAC GAGAGCCATGAAACTGGCCTGGAAACTGTCATTCCAAAAGTTGCCACCTTCAA GAAGCCCGGTGTTTCTGGACACGGCTTGTATGAAGTGAAAAAGGAGTGCCTGCCGGAATTCAATCCCTTCTTTTTTCACTATTCTAAATCTCAACATAGCAAG GCAGAAGATGCTCAGAAGAAGAGAAGAACTCAGGAGGGCAGTGACAAAG CCCTGCGTCCCCCTGTCCCCCCTCCCTTTTGCCCCGCCTTCTCCAGCATAGTGCATCTGCTGTGTTGTgacatcctcatccacatcctcaGACGAGTCCTGCAGAGAGCTGTGGAGGACCGGGCCACCTACTGGACAGAGGCCATGATCCAGAGG TCCCTGCACCTTATAGGCCAGGGTCTGTTGGAGGAGAAGGCCCAGTTGGGAGCCAGCACTGTGGAGCAGGTCACCTTTGACTTCAGCCTCAAAGCTCGCA CGATCGGCTCCGAGCATAGTAAATCTGTGTTCCACCTCCTGTCCAAGATGACGGCTCTTCCTTCCTTGGAAGCCCAGAAGGATATGATTAAGTGGACACTGCAG ATGTTTGAGATGGTGAAGTGCCTTAGGGAGAAGTCCAGTCCAGCAGCCTCTATGAGTGTGGAGCAGACCAAGCCAGAAGAG ATCGTCCCTGACAAAGACAAAGCCGAGCGGAAGAGGAAGGCGGAGGCAGCCAAGCTCCATCGCCAGAAGATAATGGCCCAAATGTCAGCCATGCAGAAGAACTTCATTGAGTCACACAAGATGCTGTATGACAACATGCCAGAGAGTTCCCAGGGGGAGCCTGTGGCCTccagagagag CTGTGCCATGGAGCTGGGAGAGTTGTGCGTGGCTGTGGGGCCTCAACGGGGCTCCACCCCGGCTGAGAGGGAGGTGCTGACCTGCATACTATGTCAGGAGGAGCAAGAGGTCCAGGCCCGCTCTCCAGCCATGGTGCTGACCGCCTGTGTCCAGAGGTCCACCGTGCTCACACAGTGCCGGGGGAAGACTCTGGCCAACAATG AGACCATGTACCCCCTCTTCATGCCACCTGACCTGGCTGTGGGGACTCACACTGGCAGCTGTGGCCATGTCATGCACGCCACCTGCTGGCAGAA GTACTTTGAGGCAGTCCAGAACACCACTCGGAACCGGCTCCATGCTGAGCTCATCATTGACCTGGAGAACGGGGAGTACATGTGCCCGCTCTGCAAGTCCCTGTGCAACACTGTGGTTCCTCTCATCCCCTTGGAACCACTCACACTCAACTA TGAGAATGCAGAGCTGGTGGGACAGCTCCTCACCCTCCCTCGCTGGATCCAGATCCTCTCTGCCAGGATCAAAGGACTCAAGTCTGTCACTCAGGGACCAG AAAGCAGCAGTGAGACTATCAGTGACGGAGACACTGCCCTCTGCGGGGAAGGCCAGCCAGACTTCCGCTCCATCCTCAGCTTTGGAGTAAAAGAGCc GAGGAAGTACTCTGACAGCATAGCGGAGATGCTGGTGGTGTGTGCCACCACGGTGCACAGGGTGGGGCTGCAGACAGGCCCTAACGAGCTGTGTCCCGCCGTGCCCGTCATGTCCTGGAACACCTGTGCCTTCACCATCCAGGCCATTG AGAACTTGCTACAGGAAGAGGATAAGACACTGTTTGGCTCTTTACAaaacagacag CTTGCGGGCCTGAAGGCTGTGGTTCAGTTTTCTGCAACCCAACGCCTCAAgagttcccaggctgtcattcaGAAGCACTTCACAGACATGTTAGGAG CCTTGTTACCCACCATGAGTTCAGAGAGCACACCTTCTATTCTAGAAGTAGACTTCTTCCACCTTCTG GTGGGGCTGGTGCTTGCCATTCCAGCGCTCTACCAGGAGGAGGCGGTAGACCTGCAGCCCTCTGCGGTCAGCTCTGCCTACAACCACCTTTACATCCTGCACCTGGTCACCATGGCCCACGTGGTgcaggtcctcctctcctccacagatgacacagcagtgtttgggggagaggagggacaggcggagagggcagcagtagagCTCTATGCCACTGTGTCACAGTGTACCGGCGG GCTGAGGTCAGACGTGTCTGGGAGCTCAGTGGCAGACCGAGTGAGGAGAGGGGTCACACCCTTCCTGCGCTGCGCTGCCCTCTTCTTCAATTGCCTTACAGGGGTGCCCCCTCCAGAGGAGCTCTCCAGTACTACAG TTACATCTCAAGGCCAGATGGAGGCACTGTGCAGTTATCTGGCATTGCCCTGCGATGTGTTCCAGCTCTTCCAGGAGCACCGTGGGACTGTCTTTCCCTTATTACAGAG ATGGTGTGGGCACCCAGCTGTAACCAAAGCCCTAAAAGGGGAAATGCAGACAATCAG TTATCCCAGGAAAAGGAATCGGTTAATTGAGCTTCCTGAGGATTACAGTGCGCTCCTCAATCAAGCCAGTCACTTTCA GTGTCCTAACTCCACAGACGATGAGAGGAAGCACCCCACCCTGTGCCTCTTCTGTGGGACCATCTTGTGCTCCCAGAGCACCTGCTGTCATAGCCAGCTTGACGGGGAGGAGGTGGGCGCCTGCACCGCACACGCTGCCACCTGTGGGGCTGGAGTGGGCATGTTCCTCAG GATAAGAGAGTGTGAGATGGTCCTGATGGCCAGTAAGACACGAGGAAGCACCTACCCAGCCCCTTATCTTGATGACTACGGAGAGACTGACCCACAGCTAGG GAGGGGGAACCCCCTGCACCTGTGCCCTGAGAGGTACCGGAAGCTCCACCAGCTGTGGCAGCAGCACTGTATCCTGGAGGAGATCGCCCGTAGCCTGGAGGTGGTCAACGTCATGTTTGCTTTCGAATGGCAGATGCTGTGA